One Punica granatum isolate Tunisia-2019 chromosome 3, ASM765513v2, whole genome shotgun sequence genomic window carries:
- the LOC116198658 gene encoding protein RMD5 homolog isoform X1: MLPVLRLSQAWTADYSILGPQQTKQDMEVNTIKDAFDKVTKKQKLSYSKSQEVIDQLNQEIQAALENLQSGHESDCKTVLAELRTKLKESAPLTQLEGTQKELNVALSKYPKLLEKSFNPDISKAYRNVDPDIDTTNQIIASHFYRQGLFEVGDCFTVGAMEQESVSLIKSPYIQMYQILESMRSRNLEPALSWATENSSKLRANGSDLELKLHSMQFLETLQKGSRDEALQYARTHLAPFAETHLVEIQKLMGCLLFARKLDQSPYTELLSLTNWDRLAMEVTRQFCNLLGQSYESPLSVTIAAGFQALPPLLKFMNVMAGKKQEWQTMKQLPVPVELEDEFQFHSIFVCPVSKEQATEDNPPMLMSCGHVLCRQSIMKMSKNLSKSFKCPYCPSDIDASLCKQLNF; the protein is encoded by the coding sequence CTATCTCAAGCTTGGACTGCTGATTACAGCATACTAGGACCTCAGCAGACTAAACAAGATATGGAGGTAAACACTATTAAGGATGCATTCGATAAGGTGACAAAGAAGCAAAAGCTTTCTTATTCTAAGAGCCAAGAAGTCATTGATCAACTCAATCAAGAAATTCAAGCTGCATTGGAGAACTTACAGTCAGGCCACGAATCCGATTGTAAAACTGTGCTTGCTGAACTGAGGACCAAGTTGAAAGAATCAGCTCCACTTACACAACTGGAAGGGACACAAAAGGAACTGAACGTTGCTCTCAGCAAGTATCCGAAACTTCTAGAGAAATCCTTCAATCCTGACATATCCAAGGCTTATAGAAATGTTGACCCTGATATAGACACAACTAATCAGATAATTGCTAGCCACTTTTATCGGCAGGGTCTTTTCGAGGTCGGTGACTGCTTCACTGTAGGGGCAATGGAGCAAGAATCAGTCTCGTTGATAAAATCACCTTACATTCAGATGTATCAGATTCTTGAATCAATGAGAAGTCGGAATCTTGAGCCAGCATTATCATGGGCCACAGAAAACTCTTCTAAGCTCCGCGCGAATGGGTCGGACCTTGAGCTGAAACTCCATAGTATGCAGTTCCTGGAAACACTTCAGAAGGGAAGTCGAGATGAAGCCCTCCAGTATGCTAGAACTCACCTCGCCCCTTTTGCCGAAACCCATTTGGTTGAAATACAGAAGCTCATGGGTTGCCTCCTCTTTGCTCGAAAACTGGACCAGTCACCTTACACTGAGCTACTCTCTCTGACCAATTGGGACAGGCTCGCCATGGAAGTGACCCGACAGTTCTGCAATCTCTTGGGGCAGTCCTATGAGAGCCCACTCAGTGTCACAATAGCCGCAGGCTTTCAGGCTCTGCCTCCTCTCCTCAAGTTCATGAACGTGATGGCAGGGAAGAAACAAGAGTGGCAGACAATGAAGCAATTGCCTGTCCCCGTGGAGCTCGAGGACGAGTTTCAGTTCCATTCAATATTCGTCTGCCCTGTCTCAAAGGAGCAGGCGACGGAGGACAACCCTCCCATGTTGATGTCCTGTGGGCATGTCCTCTGCAGGCAGTCCATCATGAAGATGTCGAAGAACCTCTCCAAGTCGTTCAAGTGCCCTTACTGCCCGTCCGATATCGACGCCTCGCTATGTAAGCAGCTGAATTTCTGA
- the LOC116198658 gene encoding protein RMD5 homolog isoform X2 produces the protein MYPLLLSQAWTADYSILGPQQTKQDMEVNTIKDAFDKVTKKQKLSYSKSQEVIDQLNQEIQAALENLQSGHESDCKTVLAELRTKLKESAPLTQLEGTQKELNVALSKYPKLLEKSFNPDISKAYRNVDPDIDTTNQIIASHFYRQGLFEVGDCFTVGAMEQESVSLIKSPYIQMYQILESMRSRNLEPALSWATENSSKLRANGSDLELKLHSMQFLETLQKGSRDEALQYARTHLAPFAETHLVEIQKLMGCLLFARKLDQSPYTELLSLTNWDRLAMEVTRQFCNLLGQSYESPLSVTIAAGFQALPPLLKFMNVMAGKKQEWQTMKQLPVPVELEDEFQFHSIFVCPVSKEQATEDNPPMLMSCGHVLCRQSIMKMSKNLSKSFKCPYCPSDIDASLCKQLNF, from the coding sequence CTATCTCAAGCTTGGACTGCTGATTACAGCATACTAGGACCTCAGCAGACTAAACAAGATATGGAGGTAAACACTATTAAGGATGCATTCGATAAGGTGACAAAGAAGCAAAAGCTTTCTTATTCTAAGAGCCAAGAAGTCATTGATCAACTCAATCAAGAAATTCAAGCTGCATTGGAGAACTTACAGTCAGGCCACGAATCCGATTGTAAAACTGTGCTTGCTGAACTGAGGACCAAGTTGAAAGAATCAGCTCCACTTACACAACTGGAAGGGACACAAAAGGAACTGAACGTTGCTCTCAGCAAGTATCCGAAACTTCTAGAGAAATCCTTCAATCCTGACATATCCAAGGCTTATAGAAATGTTGACCCTGATATAGACACAACTAATCAGATAATTGCTAGCCACTTTTATCGGCAGGGTCTTTTCGAGGTCGGTGACTGCTTCACTGTAGGGGCAATGGAGCAAGAATCAGTCTCGTTGATAAAATCACCTTACATTCAGATGTATCAGATTCTTGAATCAATGAGAAGTCGGAATCTTGAGCCAGCATTATCATGGGCCACAGAAAACTCTTCTAAGCTCCGCGCGAATGGGTCGGACCTTGAGCTGAAACTCCATAGTATGCAGTTCCTGGAAACACTTCAGAAGGGAAGTCGAGATGAAGCCCTCCAGTATGCTAGAACTCACCTCGCCCCTTTTGCCGAAACCCATTTGGTTGAAATACAGAAGCTCATGGGTTGCCTCCTCTTTGCTCGAAAACTGGACCAGTCACCTTACACTGAGCTACTCTCTCTGACCAATTGGGACAGGCTCGCCATGGAAGTGACCCGACAGTTCTGCAATCTCTTGGGGCAGTCCTATGAGAGCCCACTCAGTGTCACAATAGCCGCAGGCTTTCAGGCTCTGCCTCCTCTCCTCAAGTTCATGAACGTGATGGCAGGGAAGAAACAAGAGTGGCAGACAATGAAGCAATTGCCTGTCCCCGTGGAGCTCGAGGACGAGTTTCAGTTCCATTCAATATTCGTCTGCCCTGTCTCAAAGGAGCAGGCGACGGAGGACAACCCTCCCATGTTGATGTCCTGTGGGCATGTCCTCTGCAGGCAGTCCATCATGAAGATGTCGAAGAACCTCTCCAAGTCGTTCAAGTGCCCTTACTGCCCGTCCGATATCGACGCCTCGCTATGTAAGCAGCTGAATTTCTGA
- the LOC116198658 gene encoding protein RMD5 homolog isoform X3, with protein MEVNTIKDAFDKVTKKQKLSYSKSQEVIDQLNQEIQAALENLQSGHESDCKTVLAELRTKLKESAPLTQLEGTQKELNVALSKYPKLLEKSFNPDISKAYRNVDPDIDTTNQIIASHFYRQGLFEVGDCFTVGAMEQESVSLIKSPYIQMYQILESMRSRNLEPALSWATENSSKLRANGSDLELKLHSMQFLETLQKGSRDEALQYARTHLAPFAETHLVEIQKLMGCLLFARKLDQSPYTELLSLTNWDRLAMEVTRQFCNLLGQSYESPLSVTIAAGFQALPPLLKFMNVMAGKKQEWQTMKQLPVPVELEDEFQFHSIFVCPVSKEQATEDNPPMLMSCGHVLCRQSIMKMSKNLSKSFKCPYCPSDIDASLCKQLNF; from the coding sequence ATGGAGGTAAACACTATTAAGGATGCATTCGATAAGGTGACAAAGAAGCAAAAGCTTTCTTATTCTAAGAGCCAAGAAGTCATTGATCAACTCAATCAAGAAATTCAAGCTGCATTGGAGAACTTACAGTCAGGCCACGAATCCGATTGTAAAACTGTGCTTGCTGAACTGAGGACCAAGTTGAAAGAATCAGCTCCACTTACACAACTGGAAGGGACACAAAAGGAACTGAACGTTGCTCTCAGCAAGTATCCGAAACTTCTAGAGAAATCCTTCAATCCTGACATATCCAAGGCTTATAGAAATGTTGACCCTGATATAGACACAACTAATCAGATAATTGCTAGCCACTTTTATCGGCAGGGTCTTTTCGAGGTCGGTGACTGCTTCACTGTAGGGGCAATGGAGCAAGAATCAGTCTCGTTGATAAAATCACCTTACATTCAGATGTATCAGATTCTTGAATCAATGAGAAGTCGGAATCTTGAGCCAGCATTATCATGGGCCACAGAAAACTCTTCTAAGCTCCGCGCGAATGGGTCGGACCTTGAGCTGAAACTCCATAGTATGCAGTTCCTGGAAACACTTCAGAAGGGAAGTCGAGATGAAGCCCTCCAGTATGCTAGAACTCACCTCGCCCCTTTTGCCGAAACCCATTTGGTTGAAATACAGAAGCTCATGGGTTGCCTCCTCTTTGCTCGAAAACTGGACCAGTCACCTTACACTGAGCTACTCTCTCTGACCAATTGGGACAGGCTCGCCATGGAAGTGACCCGACAGTTCTGCAATCTCTTGGGGCAGTCCTATGAGAGCCCACTCAGTGTCACAATAGCCGCAGGCTTTCAGGCTCTGCCTCCTCTCCTCAAGTTCATGAACGTGATGGCAGGGAAGAAACAAGAGTGGCAGACAATGAAGCAATTGCCTGTCCCCGTGGAGCTCGAGGACGAGTTTCAGTTCCATTCAATATTCGTCTGCCCTGTCTCAAAGGAGCAGGCGACGGAGGACAACCCTCCCATGTTGATGTCCTGTGGGCATGTCCTCTGCAGGCAGTCCATCATGAAGATGTCGAAGAACCTCTCCAAGTCGTTCAAGTGCCCTTACTGCCCGTCCGATATCGACGCCTCGCTATGTAAGCAGCTGAATTTCTGA